The DNA sequence CCCGACTCGGCGGCCATATCGACGATGACCGCGCCCGGGCGCATCGTTTCGATGGTCTCCCGGGTGATGAGGAGGGGGGCCCTCCGCCCGGGAATGCTGGCGGTCGTGATGACAACGTCGGCCCGTGCGACGGCGGCAGAGACCATCTGCCGCTCTTTCTCCTTCTCCTCCGCCGTGAGCTCGCGGGCGTAGCCGCCCTGCGCCTCGGCATCGATCTCCAGCTCGATGAAGCGGGCGCCCAGGCTGCGGACCTGCTCGCCTGCGGCGCGCCGGACGTCGTAGGCCTCGACCACGGCGCCGAGCCGTTTCGCCGTGGCGATCGCCGTGAGGCCGGCGACGCCGGCGCCCAGAACGAGCACCGTGGCCGGTCGTATGGTGCCCGCGGCCGTCGTCAGCATCGGAAGAAACTTCGGGCAGTTCGCAGCGCCCAGCAGGGCTGCCATGTAGCCGCCGGCGGTCGCCTGGGAACTGAGCGCATCCATGCTCTGGGCACGGGTGGTCCGCGGGACGAGCTCGAGGGCGAAGGCGGTGATCTTGCGGTCGCGCATCCGGGAGACGGCTTCGAGGTTGCGCGCTGCGTTCATGAAGCCGATGATGATGGTGCCCCCGGCGAGCTGGTCGACCTCGGCAACGGTCGGGGGCTGGACGCGCAGCACGATCTGAGCGCCGTCCAGCAGTTCGGCTCGTGTGAATGCGATCCTCGCACCGGCGTCCGCGTAGAGACGGTCGGGATAGTATGCGCTCATCCCCGCGTCATGCTCGATCCGCACCTCATTGCCCGCCTTCACGAGCTTCTGGACGACCTCTGGTACGGCTGCCACGCGCTTCTCTCCCCCTGCCAGCTCATTGGGAACGGCGATCACAAACGGCATTGCCTGTTCACCCTGTTCATGGTTGATTGCTCCGGAACGACATCTGTGGTATATAAGTGGGGTTTCACCCCTTCAATACTTTTCTAACCCGCACCGCGATTCTAGATGCAGGGACGTGCATCCCGGCAGCATCCCTTCAGCCCGGCAGCACCCGTCCGCATCCCTGTCGTATCCCGCAGTACGGCTGACCGCGGGATTTGCGAGAACCGGTAGAGCGGCGCCCGGGAACGCCGGCAAATTCGTATGCCCCGTCGGCGGCCTTTTCCGGAACGCCTCTCTCCCGAAACCGGGAATATGAGGTGCTCCCTTCCCCTGCGCTACCGCTTCTTAACTCTGCGCACCTTCACAGCAATACCCCGGGTGGAATGCCGCATCTCGTACGCGCCCATGAGGGCCCGTCCCGTGGCCATGATGGCATCGTTCTGCACCAATACCTCGTCGCCCTCGAGGATCTCGGCGTCGGCGGAGAGGATGCCGGGCACCAGAATGTCCCCCTGCGGGACGAAATCCCCGATCGTGACGCGGTATCCCTCGCCTATCATGCTCCAACCCTCGAAGGTGGGCTTCAAGAGCCCCGTCAGGGGGTCGATGCCGAAGAATTGCGTACGCCCGCGAACGACGATCTGCCCGTTAGGCCTACCGCGGATGGAGAGCCCCGCCGTATCCGCGATCGTGCCGAACTGCCAGGAGAGTATGCCGCCGATCCTGTCCTCCTTCACTCTCGGCTCGCCCTCCAGGGCATTCTGCAGGGCGGTGATCGAGGCATCGTCCGTCGGACTGCTGCAGACGGTGCGCTCCAGCTCGATCCCGCAGGCGGAGGCGGCCATCTCCGCGGCGCGGAGGGCTCCGCCGTCCAAGTGGGCGATCACACGTCGGTAGGGATGGGATCGGAAGTACTCCGAAAGGACAGATGCGGCAAAGTGGAGTTCCTCCCGATCCCAGTAGCCGGTCACCGGCACGTCGTAGTGGGCGGCCGGATACACGCGCTCCAGCTCACGGGGTACAAGCGCTAATGGCGAGGTGACGATCAGTTCGTGGGCCCGCCCACCAACGGCGGCAATGAACTTCCGGTGGCTCTGCGAGGCGGAATACGGCTTTCTGGCTGAGCAGGGGAGAAGCACGGCGATCGTGTGGGGGGGTTTCCTGAACCGACGGATCACCCTCTCCGCGAACCTCCGCACCTCCGTCCGCCGCAGGGATTCGGCGGTTGTCGCCAGCAGGGGTGCGGGCCGGGCGACGGGGATGTAGCGGTCGATGAACTCCTTCCTCGCATCCAGATGGCGGAGGATGGAGACCTGGGAGGGATCGATTCGGCTCCGCGCCTCCACCAGGTCCCGCAGGCGGGACCGTCCGATGAAGAGGGAGGCGGTTTCGATCGCGCTGACGAGTGCAGCACGATTGTGCTCGAAGAGATCCCCGTTGCGGCAGCCGTGGCAGGAGCAGATTGCGCCTCCGCACTCCTCATCCTTGAACTCCCCCTCCACGGTGCAGAAGAGCCCCCGTGCCGTGCAGAGGTCAACCGCGCGGTAGTCGAAGAGATCGAAACCGGAGTAGAGGAGCATGTGCACGTTTCCGGGCACTGCTGCCGCCGGAGCGTACCAGACCGTATCTGACGGGACCCGCTCCTTCAGCTGCACGAGCCACTCCACGTACTGACGCGGATTCCGCAGGGCGGTATGCCAGCCGGAGACCATCACCACCGAACCTCCCGGTACATCGTCGCGGGCAAGGGGATGGAGAGCGAGGGGTTCGCCTGACCCGGAACGGTGATATCGCGCCACGAAGTCAGCATCTGCCAGGAGCGGCACGTTGGAGAGGTGGCGCAACGATAGGTCCGGGAAGAGATCCTCCATCTCCTGGGCGGAGGGGAGGGGGACCGTCCTGCCTCCCAGGTCCAGGCGCCCCGTGCGGGCAAGACCGTCCCTCTTTCTGAGCTCACAGCGGATCATGGAGCACTCCTGCGCCGGGAATCTCCTCCACCACGATCCTGCGCCAGCGGTCGCTGCAGGCGATCGAGAAGACAGTATCTGGATGAGCCTCCATCAGGCGCCGGATACCCCGGCACCCGGCCCTCACCATGTCGGCATCCCACGCCGGCACCTCACTCTGCCCGATGGGAAAGGTCTCCGATAGCTCGGAGGGGTAGGCACCGAAGGGCGGCTTGAAATGGAGCACCTCGTCATAGCCCGTCCGGGGCATGCCGTCCATGAGGATCAGCACCGATCTCTTGAGAGCGATACGGCCGATCACATCGGCGAAGCGGTGCACCTCGGTGCGGTCGCAGCTCTCCGAACCACGGTAGAAGAAGCGTCGTTTGGAGACCCGGTCCAGGGGCTCCAGTTCCGAAGCGCGGGTGAGCAGGTGGCGGTAGCCTTCCAGGAGACGTGGATGGCTCCGGCACCGCTCGTCCACCAGCTCGAAGAGGACGCCGTCCTGGATCGCCTGGCGGATCCGGTCGATCTCCGCCAGGCTGACGAGCAGGTTGTGCCGCGCCAGGAGATACTCTCTGTTTTCGGCACTTCGCACCTCATCCGGAGTGTGGCTCCGGCACACCTCGCAGGCGCAGGGGAACTCGTGGAGATCCTGCAGGTGCAGACTCCCGGAGGGAGTCAGGTAGCGCCCCTCGCGGGCGGAAAGGGCGTATGCTGCTGAGTCGAAGAGATCGCATCCCATTGCCACGGCAAGGGCGAACATCGACGGATGACCGGCTCCGAAGAGGTGGACGCACGCGGCCGGAGAGAGACCCTGTTTTGCAGCCATCACGACTTCGACGAGCTCGCGGTAGCGGTAGCTCTCCATCAGGGGAACGACGGCTCCAATGGGGCAGAAGTCGAACGACAACGCCATGACTGCCCGGGCTGCCTCCTCCCGCAGCTCGGGGTAGATCCCGCCCTGCACGGGCCCGGCGATATCGGCACCGGGGAAGGTCTCCTTCGCCTCCCGCAGCCGGGAGAGCGTAACGGCAAGGTCGCTCACCGCGGTGGTCCGATCCGCCTGCGGCGAGGTGGGGATGTCCAGCGGCACCATAATGTCGCTTCCGATCGCCTGCTGGAACGCAAGGGTCTCCCGATTGGTGATCTCGACCTGTCCGTACACCGAGAGCTGATACGAGCCCGAATCGGTCATGATGATCCCTTCAAAATCCAGGACTCTGTGCAGACCGCACTCGAGAGCGCGTTCGCGGAACGCGTCACTGCGGTAGAAGATATAGGCATTCGTGATCAGCCCTTCGACGCCCATCCTCGCCATCTCTGCCGGGGGGACAAGGGGCATATGGGGATTCACGACGGGGAGCAGGGCAGGGGTCGAGAGTGTCTTTGACCCCGCTCTCAACTTCCCTGTTCTGGCGGCAATATCCTTCTCGGCGACTTCGAACCGCATGGGAGCTCTCTTTACATGTATCCGGGTTGATTTAGGTATGTCCTGCCGGTGTGAATAACCTTTGCCAGAAGCGGATCGGGCAGCCGGGGGCACACGGTCACAGGGGGGGCGCAAGGGGGCGCCGCCTCAGGATGGCCCTGCTCCGAAATCTATTTCATGGAGCGGACTCTTCCAGGATCGGCGTATGGATGCCGATGAAGTCTGGAGGAGCATGCTCGGGGATCGGGAGATGGACGAGGCGGAGCGGATCATCCAGCGGGACCTGAAACTGCACATAGCGGCAGGGCGAGAGTTCAACGCCGAGAGGATCGACTGGTACCGCTACGGCCTCATCTGCGGAATGCAGGTCTGCATGCGGCTCTTCTCCGACGATCGCGAGGACATGATGCGGTGCATCCGGGAGCGGACGCGGGAGAGGTTCTAAACAAGAGGCCTTCCCGTGCCCTGAGAAGATCCGGAGCAGAACCCCCTCTCACCGCGGACAATCCTCCCGTTCCCGCTGGATCCTCTCGATCTCCTCCTTCCTCTCCCACCACGTACAGGGGTCTATGCGCTCGAACCTGCCGAGGGGCGGGCACCCTCGGGCTGCATGGCGGGCCCGCTTCTCCGTCTCCGTGAGATCCACGACGGGGCGGATATCGATCACCCTCACCCCCTGCCGCTGGGGGACGACGGTCAAAGGGCCTGCACCCTTCTCCATCTCGTCGAGCTCGCGGAAGAAATCGTACAGCGGGCTCGATTCCCGGATGCGCAGTGTCCTGATTCTGCGTCGTTCAGCCGTCAGATCGCTCCTCCCCGGTTCCGTCCGCAGGGTATGGCCGATGCTGCCGTGTGCCGCTCATGCCCGATCTTCGGTGAATATCTGTCCTTCAAACGTGAATACCTCCGCATCCGCCGACTTCCAGCAGTCTCCCGGGAGACCCGCCTTCTGGCAGGTATGGGCGAGGAACTCCTCGCTGTTCCAGCCGCACTCCACCGGAACCTGCGGGAGCAGAAGTCCGCTCGTTCCCCATCCCCTGACGATGAGACCGTGCCTGCCCACATTCACCATCTCTGCCCGCAGGGCAGGGGGGCCCATGAGCGGCTCGGGCATGGTCAGGATGGTCACCTCCAGCTGCAGAGCAGACAGCTCGTCCTCCCGTACCGGGGGGAACCGAGGGTCCTCCAAGCCTGCCGATACCGCCGCCTCGACGATCGCGTCCCGCAGGGCCATGATGGGATACGGGAGACCGATGCAGCCGCGGAGCATCCCCCTCTTTTTGATCGTGACGAACACCCCCCGCTTCTCTTCGAAGACCGCAGGCATGTGCGGCACCTGAAGATGCTCCTTTCGAACCGCGCTCTCCAGTGCGCGGCGGGCCAGCTGGAGTGCGACGAATCCTTCGTCCCGGGTCAGCACTGACATAAGTAGTAAATACATGGCACACAAATATTTATAGGAGAGGGAGAGTGCAGCCGACGGTGGCCGTCTGCGGCCGCTGAGGAAAGTCCCCCCACCCACCAGGCACGCAGCCGCATGCAAATGCGGATGGCGAGAGCCATGGCAATGACACAGAAACGGCACGGCCCATGGATAGCCATGAAACGACCGAGCTTCCCTGCGAAGCGAGATACGCGAAGAGCGGGACAACTCGTTGAGCGCACCCATGGGATACGTTGAAACGGTGAATCCCTGCGGGTGCAAGCCAGAACAGGGCAACGATCGCCTGGTATCAGCCCGGGTATGGCGCGTTAGCTGAATGCTGCACGGAACTGAAGGGGGCTTACTCCTCCGACTCCGAAAATGCAACCGCTTTTGATGCACAGATTATATATCGTCCTGCCGCCATCAGTATTCCGATGCATATCCCGACACCGACCGAGCTCAAGGCCAGAAGGATCGCCCTTGGGCTGAAACAGGCCGATGTTGCCGCACGGGCGGGCATCAGCCAGTCCATGGTCGCGCGGATAGAGGCGGGAAGCGTGGATCCGCGCCTGAGCACCCTCACGAAGATCGTCCAGGTGCTGAATACGGCAGAACGGCCTGCGCTCACGGCGTCGGACGTGATGCACTCCCCCGTGGTCGGTGTGGCACCCCGCGATGCCATTCAGGATGCGGTTCGGCTGATGCAGGATCGCATGGTCGCGTACCTCCCTGTCCTCGAGAACGGCGTACCTGTCGGATGCATCTCGGAGTCGTCGATCGTCGGCGCGATGGGGCGGGAGGGTCTGCGGGGGAGGAGCCGTGGCGCTGTGCGGGACTTCATGGAACCGTGCGCACCGACTATCCCCCAGGATACCGACATCGAGACGGTGATCCATATCCTCCAGCAGCACCACGCCGTGCTCGTGGTGAAGAAGGCAGAGGTGATCGGCGTGATCACCAGGCGCGACCTGATCGCGCTTCTTCTCTAGAGGAGCCTCACCAGATCCTGCAGCACTGCCCGTGGCTCATCGGCCTTGACGACGCTGGAAGCGAGAAGCACGCCATCCGTTCCGAGATCCACGGCAATTCTGACGCACTCAGCTGAATGGATGCCGGCACCGGTCAGTATCTTTACATCCGGGTTGACCCGCCGTGCCGCCGCTACCGATCGTTCGATGATTCCCGGATCCGCCTTTGCGACCGAGATGCCGCTTCCGATCAGTTCCGGCGGCTCCACCGCCACATAGGTGGGATTCAAAGCCGCAGCAGCCCCCGTTGTGGCATCGTTGTTGGTGCAGACGACGGTCTGCAGGCCCGCCTCCGCACATGTGCGGACGCTCGCCTCGATCTCGGCGAGTGTCAACCGACGCTCGGAGTGGTTGACGAGCGTCCCGACCGCACCCGCAAGCCGGACCGCTTCGGCGGTGATATGCCCCGTATAGGCGCCGGGCGAAACGCCATCCACATGCTGTGCGTAGACAGGTATCTCAAAGTGCTTGCTGATGCGGCGCAGTTCCGTCGCCACCGGCGCAACCCCGATCGCGACTCCGCTCTCCGCAGCCACGTCCCTCGCCGCCCGTGCGATGAGGTCCGCCCTTCCCCCGGTGCCTTCGCGGAAGGACTTGAAGTTGACCAGAATGATTGGAGAGGCCATACATACCGTTCCTTTTCATGCTTAATCTACCTTGGGGCGCGAATCGAAGAACCGTCCCCGGTGATACCCCTGTATAATCCCGCCTGCGTTCGGCAGACCCCTCTGAACCGCAGGATTGCCTCTAACCCTCCCTTTCGTCGTCATCGTCCGCGGATTTTCTGCCGTCTCCCTCCCTATCGTCATCGTCGTCCCTATCCCCATCGTCTCTTTCGTCGTCTTCGTCCCTGCTCCCGTCGGGTGGGACGATGGCAGTCGCCGTGACGGGGGGAGTCTCGACATCCGGCATCGCTGTGATCTCCGGAGTCGGTGCAGATGTGATATTCGAGGTATCCGAGGGCTCGAGTGTCTCTTCTACCCGATCGATGATGTCCCCGAGACGACCCCGGCCCCCCCGATCGTCCCTTTCGGGTTTGGGCTTCTTCGTCGGTTTCTCCTCCGGAGGTTGCGGAGGCGCGGGAGCGATCGTGGGCTCCGGCGTGAGAGCGGGGGTCGGTGGCGGGGGAGTGTCGGGGGCGATTGCCGGAGTCGGTGCGGGTGTCGGAGTGAACGTAGGAACAGGTGTCGGGATCTCCCCCGTATCATTGGCCGGCAGAGGCACGGGAGGGGTCGTTGCGGTCTCGACCACCGGAGGCATCCTGTATTGGTATGGGCGAGGGGTGGGTGTCGGTCTCGCTGTCGGGGTCGCTGTCTGTTCCGGCGGCGGAGGTGTAGCGGGTGTACTCGTGATCGGGACGCGCATGACAGTCGCCCTCGGGAAGCCCGGCTGCGGAGGCGGGGAGGACTCCTGCGGCGAAGAAGCGAGCGATTCGGTTGTGCGGATACCGGAGAATGCCTTGATGCAGACGTTGCTGCCGGGATACTGCAGGGCTAGATCCAGCCAGTTTCTGCCGTCGCTGCTGGTAAAACTCTCACCGGCGTGCGAGCTCGCGCGGCTGGAGTACATCGGAATGGGAACTTCTGCCGGGATACCCGGCACTCCGATGGGTGTCCGTATCCGGATCACCACCGAGAAGTTCCCGCCCGATGTCAGCGGAACGGGGGGATCCAGATCAACCACATGGTAACCCGGCAGCCGGGCAACACCGCTTCTGGAGCGGGCATGCCCCGTCTGGTTGATGGGGCCATTATCCGGATCGAGATGCACGAACACCCGGTACTCCGTCTGCGGTTCGGTGGTGTAGAAGCCGACGGCGGAGAGGGGTTGAGCCTCCTGAGCCGTATAGATATTTGCGTACCAGGCGGCATCCGTCTCATCCCCGAGATGGAGCGTGCCCGTCCATCCCAACGGATCGTGCTGGTACACCGTGGTCGGACTGCTCACGGGCGCTGCAGAGAAGACCAGGTTGCGTCTCCCGATGCCGGTGTCATAGTAGGATACGTATGTATAACCGTCCTCGCCGAAGAGCGTCCCCCCGGTGTTCTTGACGATGAAGGCTCCGTCTCCGGGAGGAATATTCCTGAAGTTCTTCCGGTCGTATGTGTCGTCCCAGCCAACGATGGTGACGGCATGGTTGGCGGCGGGAGGCGGCTGCAGATAGCAGTAGCTGTGCGCCGAGTTCGAGTAATACGGGTCCAGAAAGGGTAGGATGGACGGCTGCCAGTACATCGTCGTATAAACGGCTCCGTAGCGAGTCACCGCCCACTTCAGGTTGTCATTGTCCAGAGGGCCGCTGCGATCCGGTACAAACAGGGCTTCCTGGAGGGAGACGTTTCCGGGCTGACGACCTGCCGCCGCGATCCAGGAGAGGAGGGGGAGGCCGGACCTGTCCTCTGCCGCGCCCTCTCCCCGTGCGAGATAGGCGATCGCCATGAACTCGTTCCCGCCGCCGCAGGGAGCGATATCGAATCCGTGCTCCGCCGTCAGGGCAGCTTCCGAGAAGTCCGCCTTCGTCCCGGGAAGCAGCGAGGATTCCAGAGACGAATATACGGCAAAAGCCCAGTCCGACCGGCACAGACCCTGGCTCTGCACGGACGAGACCCTCCCTTCGCTGCGGAGGTCGAATCGGGCGGGGAATGTTCTCCCCGGTGGCACGACGCTGCCGTTGATGCGGGAGAGATCGAGAGGCGGGGGTATGAACCCCCATCCCTCATCCAGCCACCGCATGGGATCGAGGGCGACTTCCGAAGACGTCTTCTCGAGATACGCGGAGAATTCCAGAGCGGGGGGATGCAGGATCGCGGAGGGTTGCGGGCTGGCACCGGTCGGAGGCGGATCGGACAGGCCTGTAC is a window from the Methanomicrobiales archaeon genome containing:
- a CDS encoding NAD(P) transhydrogenase subunit alpha, coding for MPFVIAVPNELAGGEKRVAAVPEVVQKLVKAGNEVRIEHDAGMSAYYPDRLYADAGARIAFTRAELLDGAQIVLRVQPPTVAEVDQLAGGTIIIGFMNAARNLEAVSRMRDRKITAFALELVPRTTRAQSMDALSSQATAGGYMAALLGAANCPKFLPMLTTAAGTIRPATVLVLGAGVAGLTAIATAKRLGAVVEAYDVRRAAGEQVRSLGARFIELEIDAEAQGGYARELTAEEKEKERQMVSAAVARADVVITTASIPGRRAPLLITRETIETMRPGAVIVDMAAESGGNCELTRPGETVQEHGVTIMGPLNLPARVPFHASQMLAKNLQAFLGLLIDRDGNLVREFSDEILAASLLVHDGVVRHGPTRDLLNGGGS
- the arcS gene encoding archaeosine synthase subunit alpha → MIRCELRKRDGLARTGRLDLGGRTVPLPSAQEMEDLFPDLSLRHLSNVPLLADADFVARYHRSGSGEPLALHPLARDDVPGGSVVMVSGWHTALRNPRQYVEWLVQLKERVPSDTVWYAPAAAVPGNVHMLLYSGFDLFDYRAVDLCTARGLFCTVEGEFKDEECGGAICSCHGCRNGDLFEHNRAALVSAIETASLFIGRSRLRDLVEARSRIDPSQVSILRHLDARKEFIDRYIPVARPAPLLATTAESLRRTEVRRFAERVIRRFRKPPHTIAVLLPCSARKPYSASQSHRKFIAAVGGRAHELIVTSPLALVPRELERVYPAAHYDVPVTGYWDREELHFAASVLSEYFRSHPYRRVIAHLDGGALRAAEMAASACGIELERTVCSSPTDDASITALQNALEGEPRVKEDRIGGILSWQFGTIADTAGLSIRGRPNGQIVVRGRTQFFGIDPLTGLLKPTFEGWSMIGEGYRVTIGDFVPQGDILVPGILSADAEILEGDEVLVQNDAIMATGRALMGAYEMRHSTRGIAVKVRRVKKR
- the tgtA gene encoding tRNA guanosine(15) transglycosylase TgtA, translating into MRFEVAEKDIAARTGKLRAGSKTLSTPALLPVVNPHMPLVPPAEMARMGVEGLITNAYIFYRSDAFRERALECGLHRVLDFEGIIMTDSGSYQLSVYGQVEITNRETLAFQQAIGSDIMVPLDIPTSPQADRTTAVSDLAVTLSRLREAKETFPGADIAGPVQGGIYPELREEAARAVMALSFDFCPIGAVVPLMESYRYRELVEVVMAAKQGLSPAACVHLFGAGHPSMFALAVAMGCDLFDSAAYALSAREGRYLTPSGSLHLQDLHEFPCACEVCRSHTPDEVRSAENREYLLARHNLLVSLAEIDRIRQAIQDGVLFELVDERCRSHPRLLEGYRHLLTRASELEPLDRVSKRRFFYRGSESCDRTEVHRFADVIGRIALKRSVLILMDGMPRTGYDEVLHFKPPFGAYPSELSETFPIGQSEVPAWDADMVRAGCRGIRRLMEAHPDTVFSIACSDRWRRIVVEEIPGAGVLHDPL
- a CDS encoding TIGR00296 family protein, whose product is MSVLTRDEGFVALQLARRALESAVRKEHLQVPHMPAVFEEKRGVFVTIKKRGMLRGCIGLPYPIMALRDAIVEAAVSAGLEDPRFPPVREDELSALQLEVTILTMPEPLMGPPALRAEMVNVGRHGLIVRGWGTSGLLLPQVPVECGWNSEEFLAHTCQKAGLPGDCWKSADAEVFTFEGQIFTEDRA
- a CDS encoding CBS domain-containing protein; translation: MHIPTPTELKARRIALGLKQADVAARAGISQSMVARIEAGSVDPRLSTLTKIVQVLNTAERPALTASDVMHSPVVGVAPRDAIQDAVRLMQDRMVAYLPVLENGVPVGCISESSIVGAMGREGLRGRSRGAVRDFMEPCAPTIPQDTDIETVIHILQQHHAVLVVKKAEVIGVITRRDLIALLL
- the tpiA gene encoding triose-phosphate isomerase; protein product: MASPIILVNFKSFREGTGGRADLIARAARDVAAESGVAIGVAPVATELRRISKHFEIPVYAQHVDGVSPGAYTGHITAEAVRLAGAVGTLVNHSERRLTLAEIEASVRTCAEAGLQTVVCTNNDATTGAAAALNPTYVAVEPPELIGSGISVAKADPGIIERSVAAARRVNPDVKILTGAGIHSAECVRIAVDLGTDGVLLASSVVKADEPRAVLQDLVRLL
- a CDS encoding lectin like domain-containing protein; amino-acid sequence: MIELRYHRIFWLAAVLAVLAATGTGLSDPPPTGASPQPSAILHPPALEFSAYLEKTSSEVALDPMRWLDEGWGFIPPPLDLSRINGSVVPPGRTFPARFDLRSEGRVSSVQSQGLCRSDWAFAVYSSLESSLLPGTKADFSEAALTAEHGFDIAPCGGGNEFMAIAYLARGEGAAEDRSGLPLLSWIAAAGRQPGNVSLQEALFVPDRSGPLDNDNLKWAVTRYGAVYTTMYWQPSILPFLDPYYSNSAHSYCYLQPPPAANHAVTIVGWDDTYDRKNFRNIPPGDGAFIVKNTGGTLFGEDGYTYVSYYDTGIGRRNLVFSAAPVSSPTTVYQHDPLGWTGTLHLGDETDAAWYANIYTAQEAQPLSAVGFYTTEPQTEYRVFVHLDPDNGPINQTGHARSRSGVARLPGYHVVDLDPPVPLTSGGNFSVVIRIRTPIGVPGIPAEVPIPMYSSRASSHAGESFTSSDGRNWLDLALQYPGSNVCIKAFSGIRTTESLASSPQESSPPPQPGFPRATVMRVPITSTPATPPPPEQTATPTARPTPTPRPYQYRMPPVVETATTPPVPLPANDTGEIPTPVPTFTPTPAPTPAIAPDTPPPPTPALTPEPTIAPAPPQPPEEKPTKKPKPERDDRGGRGRLGDIIDRVEETLEPSDTSNITSAPTPEITAMPDVETPPVTATAIVPPDGSRDEDDERDDGDRDDDDDREGDGRKSADDDDEREG